Proteins found in one Camelus bactrianus isolate YW-2024 breed Bactrian camel chromosome X, ASM4877302v1, whole genome shotgun sequence genomic segment:
- the TCEANC gene encoding transcription elongation factor A N-terminal and central domain-containing protein gives MSDKKQIAARASLIEQLMSKRNFEDLGNPLTELESLCVTKDHLQETEVVRAVYTVLKNCPTVPLKKKAKCLLSKWKALYQDTHCKPRGSPKLFPSGGNPEENQGLSPDLNQDEVRGRSSSNSLQASQDVAEAAAVSVPENSPGGVEPEAARAGAGDPKPADKRAGELPAPAVPVRAKCTELLYEALARFPADPPRADLWRSFAQEIEEHLFTLYSKNLRKYKACVRSKVANLKNPQNTHLRQNLLSGTMSPREFAEMTIMDMASKELKQLRASYTEACIREHSLPQAVEGTQTRNIKCRRCEKFNCKVTVISRGTLFLPSWVRNSQPDEEQMTYVICSECGEQWYHSKWVCL, from the coding sequence ATGTCTGACAAGAAGCAGATAGCTGCCAGAGCTTCCCTTATTGAGCAACTGATGTCTAAAAGGAATTTTGAGGATCTTGGCAACCCCCTTACTGAGCTAGAATCTCTTTGCGTGACTAAGGACCATCTCCAGGAGACAGAGGTGGTCAGGGCCGTGTACACAGTCCTCAAGAACTGCCCCACGGTGCCTTTGAAAAAGAAAGCCAAATGTTTGCTGTCCAAGTGGAAAGCTCTGTATCAGGATACTCACTGCAAACCCAGGGGTAGCCCTAAGCTGTTCCCTTCAGGTGGAAATCCAGAAGAAAATCAAGGGCTTTCTCCTGACCTAAATCAGGATGAGGTCCGGGGCCGCTCCAGCTCTAATTCTCTGCAAGCATCCCAAGATGTTGCAGAAGCCGCTGCAGTGTCCGTGCCGGAAAATAGCCCTGGTGGAGTGGAGCCTGAGGCAGCGCGTGCTGGGGCTGGTGACCCTAAACCCGCCGACAAGAGAGCAGGCGAGCTGCCGGCTCCCGCAGTGCCCGTCAGAGCTAAGTGCACCGAGCTGCTGTATGAAGCTCTCGCTCGTTTTCCCGCAGATCCGCCCAGAGCCGATCTGTGGCGCAGCTTTGCACAAGAAATTGAAGAGCACCTTTTTACCCTTTACTCGAAGAACCTCAGAAAATATAAAGCTTGTGTGCGAAGCAAAGTGGCCAATCTGAAGAACCCCCAAAACACTCACTTAAGACAAAACTTGCTCTCTGGGACCATGTCCCCAAGAGAATTTGCCGAAATGACCATCATGGACATGGCAAGCAAGGAACTGAAGCAGCTGAGAGCCTCCTACACAGAAGCTTGCATACGAGAACATTCCCTTCCCCAAGCGGTAGAGGGCACACAGACCAGGAACATAAAATGCAGACGCTGCGAGAAATTCAACTGCAAAGTCACCGTGATCTCCAGAGGGACTCTCTTCCTTCCCAGCTGGGTGCGGAACTCCCAGCCAGATGAGGAACAGATGACCTATGTCATCTGCAGTGAATGTGGGGAGCAGTGGTACCACAGCAAGTGGGTGTGCTTATAG